The uncultured Cohaesibacter sp. genomic sequence CGCAAATCGAGTCAGCTTTGCGATTGCCTGATGCTGTCTGCTCTTATGAGGAAACCATGCTCGCCTCGCTTTCAATTCGCGATATAGTTTTGATTGATCGTCTGGATCTTGAATTCGGCGACGGCATGACCGTTTTGACCGGTGAGACCGGCGCAGGGAAGTCGATTCTGCTGGATTCCCTGTCACTTGCCCTTGGTGGGCGTGGCGATGGCGGTTTGGTGCGCGCCGGTCAAAAGCAGGGGCAGATTGTCGCCATGTTCGACATTGCGCCCAGCCATCCGGTTTTTGCTTTTCTGGAAGAACAAGGCCTTGACCATGATGGGGATCTCATCCTCAGACGTGTTCAGAATGCTGATGGACGGACGCGGGCTTATGTGAATGATCAGCCTGTAAGCGCTGGTATGCTGCGCAGGGTCGGTGAAGGGCTTGTTGAAATTCATGGTCAGCATGATGATAGGGCGCTGGTGGATGCATCCGAACATCGGGTGCTTCTGGATGCCTTCGGGGGCTTGCAGAGCGAGCTTGAGGGCGTGCGAAAGCGCTATCAGGCTTGGCGCAAGGCCGAGCGGGATCTGGCCGCGCTGGAAAAGAAGATTGAGGAAGCCCGCAAAGAAGCTGACTATTTAACCGCTTCTGTCGAAGAGCTTGGTGCGTTCAACCCTATTGCAGGCGAAGAGGAAGACCTGGCCGCCAGACGCACCACCATGATGCAATCGGAAAAGATCGCCACGGATCTGAAAGAGGCCTATGAGGTTCTCGACGGGAACGGCTCGCCAATCCCATCGCTCGCCAGCATGATGCGCAGGCTGGAGCGCAAAACCGAGCAGATGCCGGGATTGCTCGAGCCTACATTGTCTCATCTGAATATCGCTCTCAATGAACTGGAAGATGCGCGCAGCAGCCTTGAAGAGGCGCAGCGCCAGACGGATTTTGATCCCCGCGAGCTGGAACAGATCGAGGAGCGGCTGTTTGCTCTGCGCGCCCTTTGCCGCAAGCACAAGGTCACTGGTGACGAATTGGTGGGGCTGCTTGAGCGGATGCGCTCTGAACTGGATGCGCTGGATCATGGCGAAGAGAGGCTCGTGGCATTGCACGCGGCGGCTTCTGAAACCAAGGTTGCTTATGACAAGGCAGCAGAGGCTCTAAGCCGCAAGCGGGCCAAGGTTGCCAAGGATCTTATCAAGAAGGTCATGGCCGAACTGCCCTCCCTGAAGCTTGAAACTGCGCAATTCCTGGTGAATCAGGCAAGTGACGCCGAAGCACGCAGCGAAGAGGGCATCGACCAGATCGAATTCTGGGTGCAGACCAACCCGGGAACACATCCCGGCCCGATGATGAAGGTTGCTTCAGGCGGTGAGCTGTCGCGTTTTCTGTTGGCGCTGAAGGTGGCTATGGCAGACAAGGGCTCGGCGCCTACGCTGGTCTTTGACGAAATCGACACCGGCGTTGGTGGCGCGGTGGCGGATGCCATCGGGCGACGCCTCGCGCGGCTGGCGGAGAATGTTCAGGTGCTCTCGGTGACGCATGCGCCGCAGGTGGCTTCCCGTGCCAATGCCCATATGCGGATTGCTAAAAATGCCGTCAAAGGCGAGGATCGCGTGGCAACGGGTGTGACTGTGATTGATGGCGACCATCGGGAAGAAGAGATCGCCCGCATGCTGGCTGGCGAAGTGATATCAGATGAGGCGCGGGCTGCGGCCCGGCATCTTATTTCTGGCAAGACAACAGGAGCATAGGGCGTGGATCGGAATAGCTTGCGCGAGAAGCCGGTTGATCAATTGGAGGCCGACGAGGCGAAGGCAGAGCTTACCTATCTCGCCGAAGAAATTGCGGAGGCCGACAGGCTTTACCATCGCGAAGACGCTCCCGTTCTGTCCGATGGGCAATATGATGCTCTGCGCAGGCGCAACAGCGCACTTGAGCTGCGCTTCCCCACTCTGCGCCGTGAAGACAGCCCGACCTTTCGGGTCGGGGCGGCTCCTTCGGAAAAATTTTCAAAGATCACCCATGTGGTGCCGATGCTGTCGCTGGATAATGCTTTCAGCGATGAGGATGTTTCCGAGTTTGGTGCGCGTGTCCGGCGTTTTCTCGGGCTTGGGCGCAATGATGCTCTGTCGATTACCGCAGAGCCCAAGATTGACGGGCTCTCGGCGTCGATCCGCTATGAAAATGGCGCATTGGTCTATGGCGTCACCCGTGGCGATGGCACCGTGGGGGAAGACATCACAGCCAATATCAAGACCATCGCTTCCATACCCAACCACCTCAAAGGCGATGACATCCCGGATGTGGTGGAAGTGAGAGGCGAGGTCTATTTCCCGCGTTCGGAATTTCTGGCGCTGAATGCGCGACAGGCCGAAAGCGGCGGCAAGACCTTTGCCAACCCGCGCAATGCTGCGGCCGGTTCCTTACGTCAGCTCGACGCTGAGATTACACGCTCGCGCAATCTGGCCTTCTTTGCCTATGCATGGGGAGAAGTGAGCGAGCCGCTGGCCGAAACTCAATATGAGGCCGTTCAGCGGATCGGTTCATGGGGCTTTACGGTCAATCCGTTGATGCAGCGGCATGATAGCATCGAAGGCCTTATTGAGCATTATCACGCCATTGAAGCACAGCGCTCCGCTCTGGATTATGATATCGACGGGGTGGTCTATAAGGTTGACCGGCTCGATCTGCAAGGGCGGCTGGGCTTTGTGTCGCGCGCGCCACGCTGGGCCATTGCCCATAAATTTCCCGCCGAGAAGGCCATCACGCGTTTGCTGGAAATCGATATTCAGGTGGGCCGCACCGGCGCTCTGACGCCAGTTGCCAAGTTGGAACCGGTAACCGTGGGCGGCGTTGTGGTCTCCAACGCAACATTGCATAACGAAGACGAGATCGTTCGCAAGGATGTGCGCTTGGGCGAACTGGTCACTGTGCAGCGGGCTGGGGATGTCATCCCCCAGATTCTCGGGCCTGTGCTGGATGAGAATGAGGAGCGCGGGGAGGTCTATGTCTTCCCGACTGTCTGTCCTGTTTGTGGTTCGCATGCCGTACGAGACAAAAAGGAAAATGGAGAGCTGGATGCCATCCGCCGTTGTACAGGCGGACTTGTCTGCCGGGCGCAGGCGGTGGAGCAGCTCAAGCATTTCGTCTCGCGCAATGCCATGGATATTGACGGATTGGGCGAAAAGCAGGTCACGGCTTTCTTTGAGCAAGGCATGATACACAACGCTGCTGATATCTTTCATCTGCGTGAGAGGGATGAACAAAAGAGCCGGGGCGAGCGGTTGCGTGATATGGATGGCTGGGGGCCGACCTCGGCACGCAATCTGTTTGCTGCCATTGATGAACGGCGCGATGTGGAATTGCATCGCTTCATTTTTGCGCTGGGTATTCGTCATGTGGGCGAGACGACGGCCAAGCTGTTGGGACGCCACTATGGCAGCTTCGCAGCTCTGAGAGAGGCCATGAAGGCCGCTGGTGATGCTGACAGTGATGCGTGGCAGGATCTGCTGGGGATCGACGGGATCGGAGCCATCGTGGCGCGGAGCATTGTGGAGTTTTTCAACGAGGCGCACAATGAAGAGGTCATTGATGCCCTTTTGCAAGAAGTGACGCCGCAGGAAGCTGAAGCCGTACAGACCGACAGCTCGGTCTCTGGAAAGACTGTGGTCTTTACCGGCAGTCTTGAGCGGCTTTCCCGTTCGGAAGCGAAAAACCAGGCCGAAAGCCTTGGCGCCAAGGTGTCCGGCTCGGTTTCCAAAAAGACCGATATTCTGGTGGCAGGTCCTGGCGCAGGCTCCAAGCTCAAGAAGGCTCAGGAGCTTGAGATAACCATCATGACAGAAGATGAATGGATCGCCCATATCGGGGGCTAGACAGTTTGCTGGTCAGGATGAATGAAAGACCTCTGTTGATGATACAAAAAGGCCAGCCTCTTGATCAAGAGGCCGGCCTTTTTGCTATGCTTCTTATCCGGAATAAACCAGATCGTGCGTCTTAGGAGGCGTGGATCGGCTTGGTGGCCTGCGCCAGCCATGCGCGCACATCTTCGGGCAATTCGGCGGACAGTTCTGCAAACACCTGCTCGTGATAATCATTAAGCCATCCGATTTCCCTTTCGTTGAGCAGGGAAACATCAATCAGCCGCTGATCAATGGGGCAGAGTGTCAGGGTTTCAAAGCCAAGCATGGGGAGTTCTCCACCCGCAAGATCTTCTGCCTTGGTGACGGTGATCAGATTTTCAATCCGGATGCCCCATGCTCCTGTTTTGTAGTAGCCCGGTTCGTTGGAGAGCACGTTGCCCTCTTCGAGCGCCGCGCCACCGCGTTTGGAGATGCTTTGCGGCCCCTCGTGGCAACAGAGATAGGAGCCGACGCCATGGCCTGTGCCATGGGCATAATCCAGCCCGACCTCCCAGAGAGGTTGGCGGGCCAATGTGTCCAGCTGGATACCCTTGGTGTTGGAAGGGAAGCGGGCCAGCGTCAGGGCAATCATGCCTTTGAGGACACGGGTAAAGCGGTCCTTCATTTCAGCATCTGGCGTGCCGATGGCGATTGTGCGGGTGATATCCGTCGTGCCATCTGGATATTGCCCGCCGGAATCGATGAGAAAGAGAGAATTCTGGTCGAATTTGCGATTGGTCGCTTCTGTTACCCGATAATGCACGATTGCCCCGTTGGGGCCCGCTCCCGCGATTGTGTCAAAGGAGATGTCCTTGAGACAGCCTGTGGCAGCCCGGAACTCTTCCAGAGCTTTCGTGGCGGCGATTTCATCGAGTGTATCGGTCGGAGCCATGGTGTCCAGCCAGTGCAGGAACTGGCACATGGCCAGACCATCACGATGATGCGCCTTGCTCATGCCTTCCAGCTCGGCCGTATTCTTGACAGCCTTGGGCTTAAGACATGGGTCGGCAGCTTTGATGATGGGCGAAGCTTTTTCCTCGATCATGGTCTTGATTGCATAGGGAACGATGGTTTCATCCAGCATCCAGCCTTTGTCAGGACCAGAGAGAGAGGCGATTGTAGCGGGCAGATCTTCAAATGGCGCGACGGTGACCTGCTCGGGCAAATGGGCGCGGGTTTCTTCAGGCAGCTTGGCAAGGTCCGTAAAGAGATAGGCGGAGCCATCCGCGCATACGATAGCAAAGGCAAGGGGCAGGGGGGCGCGCGCAACGTCGCTGCCGCGGATATTGAACAACCATGCGATGCTATCACCTTGCGTGATAAAGGTGGCCTGGGCCCTGGTAGCAAAGCTTTTGGCGATCTTGCCAAGCTTGTCTTGAGAGGTTTGGCCAGCCAGCGTCATGGGGTGTGGGACAATCGGATTTTGCGGGCGGCTCGGGTGATCGGTCCATATCGCATCCACCGGGTTGCTTTGGCAGGCAACGAGGGTTGCCCCCTTTTCTTCGCATATTTTGCGAAAGCGATCGACTGCGCTTTGTGTGTAGAGCCAAGGGTCAAAACCGATGGTTTCTCCGCCTTTCAGCGTTTCGGATAGCCATTGTGCGACCGACTTTGTCAGAAGTGCCACAGGTGTCAGCAACTGGGT encodes the following:
- a CDS encoding aminopeptidase P family protein, with the translated sequence MFQEFSDTANPEQGRLRIPLLRDHLKTLGLDGFIMSRADEFGGEDMAPYAERLAWLTGFTGSAGSAVILEETAAIFVDGRYTLQVQDQVDTQLLTPVALLTKSVAQWLSETLKGGETIGFDPWLYTQSAVDRFRKICEEKGATLVACQSNPVDAIWTDHPSRPQNPIVPHPMTLAGQTSQDKLGKIAKSFATRAQATFITQGDSIAWLFNIRGSDVARAPLPLAFAIVCADGSAYLFTDLAKLPEETRAHLPEQVTVAPFEDLPATIASLSGPDKGWMLDETIVPYAIKTMIEEKASPIIKAADPCLKPKAVKNTAELEGMSKAHHRDGLAMCQFLHWLDTMAPTDTLDEIAATKALEEFRAATGCLKDISFDTIAGAGPNGAIVHYRVTEATNRKFDQNSLFLIDSGGQYPDGTTDITRTIAIGTPDAEMKDRFTRVLKGMIALTLARFPSNTKGIQLDTLARQPLWEVGLDYAHGTGHGVGSYLCCHEGPQSISKRGGAALEEGNVLSNEPGYYKTGAWGIRIENLITVTKAEDLAGGELPMLGFETLTLCPIDQRLIDVSLLNEREIGWLNDYHEQVFAELSAELPEDVRAWLAQATKPIHAS
- the ligA gene encoding NAD-dependent DNA ligase LigA, translating into MDRNSLREKPVDQLEADEAKAELTYLAEEIAEADRLYHREDAPVLSDGQYDALRRRNSALELRFPTLRREDSPTFRVGAAPSEKFSKITHVVPMLSLDNAFSDEDVSEFGARVRRFLGLGRNDALSITAEPKIDGLSASIRYENGALVYGVTRGDGTVGEDITANIKTIASIPNHLKGDDIPDVVEVRGEVYFPRSEFLALNARQAESGGKTFANPRNAAAGSLRQLDAEITRSRNLAFFAYAWGEVSEPLAETQYEAVQRIGSWGFTVNPLMQRHDSIEGLIEHYHAIEAQRSALDYDIDGVVYKVDRLDLQGRLGFVSRAPRWAIAHKFPAEKAITRLLEIDIQVGRTGALTPVAKLEPVTVGGVVVSNATLHNEDEIVRKDVRLGELVTVQRAGDVIPQILGPVLDENEERGEVYVFPTVCPVCGSHAVRDKKENGELDAIRRCTGGLVCRAQAVEQLKHFVSRNAMDIDGLGEKQVTAFFEQGMIHNAADIFHLRERDEQKSRGERLRDMDGWGPTSARNLFAAIDERRDVELHRFIFALGIRHVGETTAKLLGRHYGSFAALREAMKAAGDADSDAWQDLLGIDGIGAIVARSIVEFFNEAHNEEVIDALLQEVTPQEAEAVQTDSSVSGKTVVFTGSLERLSRSEAKNQAESLGAKVSGSVSKKTDILVAGPGAGSKLKKAQELEITIMTEDEWIAHIGG
- the recN gene encoding DNA repair protein RecN, yielding MLASLSIRDIVLIDRLDLEFGDGMTVLTGETGAGKSILLDSLSLALGGRGDGGLVRAGQKQGQIVAMFDIAPSHPVFAFLEEQGLDHDGDLILRRVQNADGRTRAYVNDQPVSAGMLRRVGEGLVEIHGQHDDRALVDASEHRVLLDAFGGLQSELEGVRKRYQAWRKAERDLAALEKKIEEARKEADYLTASVEELGAFNPIAGEEEDLAARRTTMMQSEKIATDLKEAYEVLDGNGSPIPSLASMMRRLERKTEQMPGLLEPTLSHLNIALNELEDARSSLEEAQRQTDFDPRELEQIEERLFALRALCRKHKVTGDELVGLLERMRSELDALDHGEERLVALHAAASETKVAYDKAAEALSRKRAKVAKDLIKKVMAELPSLKLETAQFLVNQASDAEARSEEGIDQIEFWVQTNPGTHPGPMMKVASGGELSRFLLALKVAMADKGSAPTLVFDEIDTGVGGAVADAIGRRLARLAENVQVLSVTHAPQVASRANAHMRIAKNAVKGEDRVATGVTVIDGDHREEEIARMLAGEVISDEARAAARHLISGKTTGA